In Halanaerobium praevalens DSM 2228, the DNA window AGAAGCTGCTGCTAAAGCAATTCTTTCTACAAAATCTGCATGTCTATCTCTTTGCAAAATTTGGGAGCTTACTTTGGAATTTTTCAAACCTAAAATTTGGCAAACTTTCTTTTCTACAGCTGGATCTATTGTTGCGAAAGTTCCTACTGCTCCAGAAATCTGGCCTACAGCTACAACTTCTTCTAACTGTTCAAATCTCTTAATCTGTCTTTTAATTTCTTGGTACCAGTTTAAGACTTTAAGCCCCCAAGTAATTGGCTCAGCGTGTACACCATGAGTCCGGCCCACCATAATTGTATCTTTAGCAGCTAATGCTTTTTGGCCTAAAGTCTCTTTTAAAGCTTTTAAATCAGTTAAAATTAACTGACAGGCCTCCTGCATCTGAATTGAGCGAGCTGTATCTTTAATATCTGAAGAAGTAACTCCTTCATGAATAAAGCGAGATTCTTCGCCTAATTTTTCGGATATCCCTTCAATAAAAGCAATCATATCATGTCTAGTTTTGGCTTCAATTGCTTTAATCCTCTTTAAATCAACTACTGCTTCTTTTTCGATTTTATCAACTGCACTTTGCGGAATTTCGCCTAAATCAGCCCTTGCTTTTAAAATAGCAAGTTCAATTTTAAGCCAAATTTCATATTTCCTTTTTTCACTCCAGATATTTTCCATTTGACTGCGACTATACCTTGAAAGCATAAAAAATCTCCCTCTCTCTTATTTAATTAAATTAAATTTTAGCCTCAAAAAAATATTAGGCTTATCTCAGCTGCCAAATTTTAGCACTGATAAGCCTAAAGTTAAATTTTCTCTTTTTTTCAGTTTAATATTAGCAGATGCAGTGTTTACTGTCAAGTTAAAGCTTCTGCTTACAACCCTCATACTTTTACTTCATTATACCACAATTTAAAAATTAATTAAATCAAATCAGCCTTAGTTACTGCTTGAATTTTAGGCCAATAACAAGTATAATTATTAATTGCGATTGAAATTTTATTTAATTTTTCTTAAAAAATCTTAAAACTCTGATATAATGAAGTTAAGATTTAAGTTTTTGGAAGGTTAAAAGGTGATATTATGAAAAAAAATTATTATAAAAAAACCATAGATTTAAGTGAAGCTGAAAGTAGACAACTTTTAACTTTAGGTGACAGTTTAATTGAAAAAGGATTTTTGCGTCAGTTTTCTGGTCAGCAGACTAAAGTTTTACTTTATCTGTTAACACATCTAAAAGAGGCTAATAAAATTGAGATCCAGTTACCTTTAGCTGCTGGTTCTTTGGGGCTTGAAATGAACGAATTAAAAAAATCTTTAAAAGGGCTTAGTCAGCTGGGAATTATTAATTATCAAAAAACTGAACAAAATAACCTTTTTAACTGTTTTCTAAATTTAGAAGCTGTTTTAAAAACTGAAAGTCAACTGGAAAAAGAAACTGAAACTCAGATTACGGGAACTGAAGTAAGGGAACAGCTAATTAAAAGCAATTCGGCGTCTAAACGAGAGCTGGCCTCTGCTTTAATTTCTTTTCTGCCTCCAAATAACCGTAATCTCCACCGGAGGGAAGAAATTAAAAGCTGGCTTAATGACTTTGAGCCCCAAATGTTAAAGGAATTAGTAAGAAGAGTAGATAAATGGCTTAAAAGACAAGGTGGAAATGACCACCTGCAAGGAGCTTATGCTTATCTGAAAGCAATTGTTAACAATTGGTATCAGGCAGAAATTACAAGTTATGAAAAACTAAAAAAACAAGATAAATTACACCGTGAAACTAAAGAATTAGCCCGTGCTTATGGAATTAGATCATTTTCTTCGAATACAGCCCAGCTTAAGACTTTTCAGGCTTGGTTAACTGGTGAGCAGGCTTTAAGCAAAGAATTAGCTTTAGCTGCCATTAGAGAAGCTGTCCGCCGCAAAAGAGATGGTCAGCCTTCTTTAAAATATGTAGAAGATAATTTTATTAATCCAATTAAAGAATTAGGGATTAATAATTTAGCTGATTTTAGGCGCTGGCTGCAAAAAGAAATGGACGGCCAAGCTGGCGATGCTGATCAAAGAGATCAGGCTAAAACAAAATCAGAGGCTAAGCAAAATAATTCTAAAACTAAACAAAGAAAAAATAATACTAAACAAGATGATAATAATTATAAATGGAAAGACTTTTTTATTGATTTTGATAAATATAAAGAATAAGAATAGAAAGGGGAGCAAATATGCCACTTCAATTTAACTCAAATAAATATCAGGGTAAAGCCAGAGAAAAGTATTTAGAAGCTGAAAAAAGAATAAATTTTATTCACAAAAAATATCCTGAGGTGGAGCAGGCATACAGCTGTCTTAATTCCCTCAAACGCGACTATAAAATGTTAAAAGTGGGTTTTTTAAAGCAAAATGATAAGACTGAGAATTCAACAGCTGAATTAAAAAAAGAAATTGATCAATTAGAAGCTCATTATCATCAGCTGTTAAAAAAACATGATATTCCTTTAGATTATAAGGAACCTGATTGGGATTGCCCTAAGTGCCATGATACAGGCAGGATTTATCGTAATAATCAATATTTAGTCTGTAGTTGTGCCAAAAATGATTTGCGAGAAAGAAAACAAAAAAGTGGTAATTTACCTCAGCATCTAAGAAAAGCAAGTTTTGCTACTGCTAATTTAAGTTATTATGAAACTGATTTGATCACAAATAGTGGCATGAATTACCGTGAAAATGCTCAAAAGGTCTATAGTCTTGCTTCATCTTTTGTGCAGCGTTTTCAGGCTGCAAAACAAAATCGAGGTCTAATAATTGAAGGACCAATTGGGAGTGGAAAATCTTATCTTTTAGGTTGTATTGCTAATGGTTTAATTGACCGCGGAATCCAATTTCGTTATATTGTTTACTCTGACCTTTTGCAGCAGATTAGAAGTACCTATAACCAAAACAATCCCGAAACTGATGAAAAACAAATTTTAAGTACAGTTCAAAAAGTCCCAGTCCTTTTAATTGATGATTTAGGGACAGAAAAAGCAACGGAATTTGCCTCTTCTACTCTTTATCAAATTATTGACCGCCGTTACCGAGAAGAAAAACCAATTATTTTATCAACAAATTATTCAATTAAAAATTTAAAAAATAGATTTCCAGTAATGGGAGAAAGAATTTTTCAGCGTCTTTTAGAAATGAATAAATATTTAGAACTTGCTGGTAATGTTAGAGTTAAAAAAATTGAAGAACAACAGGAGGCCTAAAGATGGAAACAGAAGTTGAAAATAGGGAAAATAATGACCGCTATAACAAAAATGAATACCAACTACTGGGCATCCTGCTCCAATACCCCGATAAAATTGATGAGGTTGCTGATTTACTAGAAGTAAAACATTTTCTGGACCCACAGGCTCAGATTATTTTTGATCAACTTTTAAAACAGTATCAGCAGGATAATCAGATTTCACGGACTAAACTCTTAATAGATTTACAAAGTCAAAATGCAGTTGATAAAGCAGAACAAATTATTGAAAGGTTAACTTCAGGTTTTAATACAATTGATGAACTAAAACCAACTATTGATTTAATTAAAAAGGATTATCAGCGTTCACTTTTAAGTAGAGCTTCAGCAAAATTGAAAGAGTTAACTGAAGCAAATGATTTGACTATTGATGATTACCAGGCTAGAGCTCAAGAAATTATTTTTCAGGCTACTAATGAAAGTAATGACTTAGAGAAACATATTTATAATATGGAAGAAGTTTTAATGGAGTCTTTTTCTAATTATATGGACCGTAAACACAAAAAGGCTGATGTCGGTCTTAGAACTGGCTTTATTTCTTTAGATAATCTAATTGGTGGTTTTAAACGCGGGCATTTAACAGTTATTGCTGCTTCGACTTCAATGGGAAAAACTGCTTTTGCAATCAATATGGCTAAAAATGTGCTCAAAAGAAAGGCTAAAGTAGCTATTATGTCTCTTGAGATGGATGCTACTGAAGTGGTAGATCGAATGATTGTCCAGGAAGCACAGGTTAATGCCTGGAAATATACTCAAGGAGAAACTAATGAAGAAGAAGATCAGCGGGTTTCTAAAGCTTTAGATAACTTACATGAGCTGCCACTTATGATCTCAGATGAACGTGGTTTAAATACAGCCCAGATTAGAGCAAGACTCAGAAAATTTAAGGCCCAAATGGATGGCTTGGATCTAGCTGTTGTGGATTATTTGCAGATGATTCAGCTGCCAGAAGAACATGCTCAAAATACTTCTCGGGCTGTTGGTCAAATTGTACTCCAGCTTAGAAACTTAGCTTCGGAATTAGATATTCCAGTAATTTTAATTTCTCAAATTTCTCGTAGTTTTACCAGCCGTCAGGATAAAAGGCCTGTTTTATCTGATCTGAGAGACTCTGGTAATATTGAGGAAGTTGCTGATGGTGTTATTTTCCTTTATCGACATGCACATACTTCTGCCAAGGCCCGCGAAGAAGCCGAGGCTGAAGGTACTGAAAGCGATACAGATATAATTATTGCTAAACAGCGTACTGGTCAAACTGGATCAATTAAACTCTTTTTTGAAGAAGAATTTATTCGTTTTGTGGATCCGGAAAATCTTTCTTTAGAAGGTGTGATGCCTCGTGCCTAATAATCTTAATTTAGATAGCTTAGACTTAAAATTAGTACTTTCTTTTGCTAATGCTTATAGTCGACTCAACGAAAAAGGAGAAATTAGTGATCAACAGTTAGAAGAAGTAATGCAGCTGGTGGAAAATTATCAGAACTATGCTCCAGCTGACTTTAAAAATCGGCTGCAGGAGATTTTTCCGGAAAGTGATTTTTAAAGAGGTAGGGAATTTAATGGAAAGTGATAAAACTTTTACAAAAAAATTGCTCTCTCAGCTGGATTAAGAAATAGAATCATACACGAATATGAAGAAATAGATGACAAAATTGTTTATAAAAAATAAAAAATTATCTTGATAATATTAAAAGTTCCAGCTTAAAAGCTGGAACTTTTAGTTTAGTCTTAACTAATATTTATCTTCATTGCTGCTTTGCTTCTGGTCTTCTGCTGCTGAATCAGAATCAATATCATAATCTACATCTATGTGTGTTGGTCTTTCAGGAATGATGGCCCAAGCTGCAACATAAGCAAGTATCCCAATCCCAGACATTAAAACTAATAAAAAGACACCTATTCTAATCAAATTTGGATCAAGATCGAAATATTCTGCTAGTCCTCCACAAACTCCAGCAATTTTTTTGTTTTCTCGTGATCTATACAATTTTTTCATTTTCTCACCTCTTTAAATCTTTATTAAGCCTTAATTTAAACTTAAATTTTAATATTTTTTAATTAAAAGCTAATTATATTATAAAACAAATAGACTGCAATTAACAGTCTTAAATGCCTTTTTTCTTTAAAAAAGGCTTCCCAGCTGGGAAGCCCCTTAAATATAATTTTTTATTTAACTACCATTACGGAAGTTTTAGCATGTCTTACAATTTTATCACTAATACTACCAAGCAAAAATCTTTCTACTTTACCATGACCGCGATCTGCAACTACAATTAAATCAAAACCATTTTCATTTGCATATTCACAAACTTTATCAGCTGGATCACCCTGAACTAATAATTTTTCAACTTCCATCCCTTTTTCTTCAAAAAATTTAGCATCTTTATTAATAATTTTTTCTCTCTTAGCTCTAATTGTTTTTTCTTGTTCCTGCATAATTTCTTCTAGAGTTTCAGCAGATAAATAAGAAGATACCTCATTAAACTGATTAACTGGAATTTGAGCTCTTTCCGTATAAACATGGATCATAGTTACTTTGGAATCTAAATCTTCAGCAAAATCAGCTGCTTTTTGAGCTGCTTTTTTAGCACTTTCAGAACCATCTACAGCAACTAAAATTTTCTTCATGATATCTACCTCCCTTTCATTTTAATAATTCACTATTAAAACAAAAATTCCTGCTTTTATTGCTTTAAATTAATAAAAGCCCACTCTAAATTAAGAGTGAGCTTAGTTGTGAACCTCACCACCTAAATTAAAAATTTAGATGGAGCTTCGCTATACTTCATATACTCAAAAAAACAAGTATATTACTAGTAGCTTTTTAGTGAAGTTTGTAGTTTAAGTTTCCTCTACAAATGTAGATTACCTTATTCACTAGGGGCTGTCCACAAACCCATTATCCCTCATATCCACCTAATACAGTAGTTTAGATGGAGTTTTTTTTGAATGTTTTAGATAAATAATTTTAAGTTTAAATTTATTTTTCTTTAACATTTATCTTTAAGTTAGCTGTAATATCATCATATAATTTAACTTTTATGCTGTGCATTCCTAAAGATTTAATTGAATCATCAAGGTCAATTTTTCTTTTATCAATATCATAACCTTTATCTGAAGCTGCTTTGGCAATATCTTTGGTATTAACTGAACCAAAGAGTCTACCATTATCACCAGCTTTAACTTTAATTATAAATTTTTCTGATTCTATTTTAGATTTTAACTTTTTGGCATCTTCTCTTTTTTCTGATTCTAAACGGTTCTTTTTGGCTTCTTTTTCTTTCATTTCTTTTATCTTTTGTTGGGTTGCTTCTACTGCTAAACCTCTAGGCATTAAATAATTACGTGCATAACCATCTGCAGCCTCAATAATTTCACCTTTAGAACCTAATTTTTTAACATCTTTTTTTAATAATACTTTCATAATAATTTACCTCCTTCATCATTTTAACCAAGTTATTTAGTTTGTTTCCTAAAATTAAACCACATATCCAATAATCCTAAAATAATTAAAATAATTGGAACAGGTGGGAAAATGAAAATTAAAAATATCATAAAAGATTTAAGTAAAAAAGAGCTGTTTTTAGCAGAAAAATAATACATTAAAACTGCAAATCCCTGCAAAAAAGCTAAGAAAAACATTAAAATATTTAAATTTATAAAAATAGGGTTTGGGCTCAATAATAGAGAAATAATAATTGCAGGTGTGACTAACCAACGATAAAAATACCAACTACTAATTGGTTTATATAATTTTAGATTTAAGCCTCTTCTCCTTAAATACCAAGCAGATACATAATAGTTTAAAATTCCAGTTATACTAGCAGAAATAGTTAGTAAAGCAGGAAAAATCATTTTAATTAAACCTAATTGAGACATAACTAATTGCTCAACTGACTGCTGATCAAATTCACCACTTAAACCTTTTACTGTCTGCTTTAATAAGGTTTGGTAGTCTAAATTAAGAATGCCAGAAGCTACATAAAAAATTAAAGCTTGGGAAATTATAACTGTAATAATAGTTATAATTAGAGTTTTTAGAGGAGAAAAATCTTCTTTAATTACATTACCTATTACAAAACCAACTAAACCAAAACCAATAATGGTCATTAAGCCCATAACTATTCCAAATAAAAAACCATTAATTAAAGCAGCTATTACAATTATTCCAATTACTCTACTGCTTTCTTCTTTTTGAACAAGATATACTATTGGCACTGGCCAAAATACCATAACTGCCATTGATAAAAATGGAATAAAGTAATTAATAGCTGTTAACAAAATTATATAGGACAGAGTTTTAAGGCTAGATTTATATTGTTTAAGATCCATCTAATTTATCACCTCATTTACCGGTAAAAAATCTTAAAGATTAAAGAAAGGAGGCTCCATCATAGATTTTGCCTCCTTAATTAAAACTATTCTTTTACATATGGCAGTAAAGCTACTGATCTAGCTCTTTTTACTGCCTTTGTAATTAATTTTTGGTGTTTTGAACAATTTCCTGTTACACGACGTGGCATAATTTTTCCACGGTCTGTAAGATATCTATTTAAAGTTCTAAGATCTTTATAATCTATTTTTTTATTTTCATTTGCACAAAAATGGCATGATTTATTTCTACCTCTAGGCATTAAAGTTTACCTCCTTTTTAAAATGGGACATCAAAGTCATCAGCATCAAAATTATCATCAAATTGAGCCTCGAAATCATCCTGATCTTGACCCTGATTACTATTTTTATTAGTTTGAGCATTATTTTGCTGATTGTTGTTTTGATACTGTCCCTGGTTATTATTGCTGTTTTTATTCTTATTGAAATCTAAAAAACGAACATTATCAGCATTAACTTCAGGATTTATATAAGTTCTGTTATTATTTTCGCTTTTACGTATCTGTAGTGATCCATCTACTCCAACCAAACTTCCTTTACCAAGATGCCTAGCACAATTTTCGGCCAGACCTCTCCAAGTCACAATTTTAATAAAATCAACATCTCTATCACCATTGCGATTTGTATAGTTTCTTTCCACTGCTAAAGTAAAATTACAAACTGGAGTTCCACTACCAGTATAACGAAGTTCAGGATCTCGTGTCAGGCGGCCGATTAAAACAATTCTATTTAACAAGACTATTCACCACCTAAATTTATATTATGCATCGTTTCTAACTACTAAATAACGAAGTACACCATCCATAATCTTAAAGATTCTTTCTAATTCATTAACTACTGTAGTTTGAGCATTAAACTCTAGGATTGTATAATCACCTGAGCGGTAATCTTTAATCTCATAAGCTAATTGCTTTTTACCCCAAGCGTCAACTTCAGTTACTTCTCCTTCATGTTCAG includes these proteins:
- a CDS encoding DnaD domain protein translates to MKKNYYKKTIDLSEAESRQLLTLGDSLIEKGFLRQFSGQQTKVLLYLLTHLKEANKIEIQLPLAAGSLGLEMNELKKSLKGLSQLGIINYQKTEQNNLFNCFLNLEAVLKTESQLEKETETQITGTEVREQLIKSNSASKRELASALISFLPPNNRNLHRREEIKSWLNDFEPQMLKELVRRVDKWLKRQGGNDHLQGAYAYLKAIVNNWYQAEITSYEKLKKQDKLHRETKELARAYGIRSFSSNTAQLKTFQAWLTGEQALSKELALAAIREAVRRKRDGQPSLKYVEDNFINPIKELGINNLADFRRWLQKEMDGQAGDADQRDQAKTKSEAKQNNSKTKQRKNNTKQDDNNYKWKDFFIDFDKYKE
- the rpsF gene encoding 30S ribosomal protein S6 → MEILKRDYETTFVLKPDLEDEEKQTILKRVKSAISEHEGEVTEVDAWGKKQLAYEIKDYRSGDYTILEFNAQTTVVNELERIFKIMDGVLRYLVVRNDA
- a CDS encoding universal stress protein, coding for MKKILVAVDGSESAKKAAQKAADFAEDLDSKVTMIHVYTERAQIPVNQFNEVSSYLSAETLEEIMQEQEKTIRAKREKIINKDAKFFEEKGMEVEKLLVQGDPADKVCEYANENGFDLIVVADRGHGKVERFLLGSISDKIVRHAKTSVMVVK
- a CDS encoding replicative DNA helicase, coding for METEVENRENNDRYNKNEYQLLGILLQYPDKIDEVADLLEVKHFLDPQAQIIFDQLLKQYQQDNQISRTKLLIDLQSQNAVDKAEQIIERLTSGFNTIDELKPTIDLIKKDYQRSLLSRASAKLKELTEANDLTIDDYQARAQEIIFQATNESNDLEKHIYNMEEVLMESFSNYMDRKHKKADVGLRTGFISLDNLIGGFKRGHLTVIAASTSMGKTAFAINMAKNVLKRKAKVAIMSLEMDATEVVDRMIVQEAQVNAWKYTQGETNEEEDQRVSKALDNLHELPLMISDERGLNTAQIRARLRKFKAQMDGLDLAVVDYLQMIQLPEEHAQNTSRAVGQIVLQLRNLASELDIPVILISQISRSFTSRQDKRPVLSDLRDSGNIEEVADGVIFLYRHAHTSAKAREEAEAEGTESDTDIIIAKQRTGQTGSIKLFFEEEFIRFVDPENLSLEGVMPRA
- the purB gene encoding adenylosuccinate lyase → MLSRYSRSQMENIWSEKRKYEIWLKIELAILKARADLGEIPQSAVDKIEKEAVVDLKRIKAIEAKTRHDMIAFIEGISEKLGEESRFIHEGVTSSDIKDTARSIQMQEACQLILTDLKALKETLGQKALAAKDTIMVGRTHGVHAEPITWGLKVLNWYQEIKRQIKRFEQLEEVVAVGQISGAVGTFATIDPAVEKKVCQILGLKNSKVSSQILQRDRHADFVERIALAAASIEKFATEIRNLQRTDILEVEEGFRKGQKGSSAMPHKKNPIVCERLSGLARVIRGNVVPALENISLWHERDLTHSSVERVILPDSSILLDYMLYKFNQVMEELVVNEENMQLNLEKTLGLTFSQRLMLALVEKGLRREDAYELAQRNAMTAWEEKKDYKKLVSSDQKIKKYLTEKELDQIFDWEAYLKNIDQIFKRTELLT
- the rplI gene encoding 50S ribosomal protein L9, with the protein product MKVLLKKDVKKLGSKGEIIEAADGYARNYLMPRGLAVEATQQKIKEMKEKEAKKNRLESEKREDAKKLKSKIESEKFIIKVKAGDNGRLFGSVNTKDIAKAASDKGYDIDKRKIDLDDSIKSLGMHSIKVKLYDDITANLKINVKEK
- the rpsR gene encoding 30S ribosomal protein S18, with protein sequence MPRGRNKSCHFCANENKKIDYKDLRTLNRYLTDRGKIMPRRVTGNCSKHQKLITKAVKRARSVALLPYVKE
- a CDS encoding ATP-binding protein, with translation MPLQFNSNKYQGKAREKYLEAEKRINFIHKKYPEVEQAYSCLNSLKRDYKMLKVGFLKQNDKTENSTAELKKEIDQLEAHYHQLLKKHDIPLDYKEPDWDCPKCHDTGRIYRNNQYLVCSCAKNDLRERKQKSGNLPQHLRKASFATANLSYYETDLITNSGMNYRENAQKVYSLASSFVQRFQAAKQNRGLIIEGPIGSGKSYLLGCIANGLIDRGIQFRYIVYSDLLQQIRSTYNQNNPETDEKQILSTVQKVPVLLIDDLGTEKATEFASSTLYQIIDRRYREEKPIILSTNYSIKNLKNRFPVMGERIFQRLLEMNKYLELAGNVRVKKIEEQQEA
- a CDS encoding PspC domain-containing protein; translation: MKKLYRSRENKKIAGVCGGLAEYFDLDPNLIRIGVFLLVLMSGIGILAYVAAWAIIPERPTHIDVDYDIDSDSAAEDQKQSSNEDKY
- a CDS encoding single-stranded DNA-binding protein — encoded protein: MLNRIVLIGRLTRDPELRYTGSGTPVCNFTLAVERNYTNRNGDRDVDFIKIVTWRGLAENCARHLGKGSLVGVDGSLQIRKSENNNRTYINPEVNADNVRFLDFNKNKNSNNNQGQYQNNNQQNNAQTNKNSNQGQDQDDFEAQFDDNFDADDFDVPF
- a CDS encoding HepT-like ribonuclease domain-containing protein; this encodes MALSAGLRNRIIHEYEEIDDKIVYKK
- a CDS encoding DUF2232 domain-containing protein, giving the protein MDLKQYKSSLKTLSYIILLTAINYFIPFLSMAVMVFWPVPIVYLVQKEESSRVIGIIVIAALINGFLFGIVMGLMTIIGFGLVGFVIGNVIKEDFSPLKTLIITIITVIISQALIFYVASGILNLDYQTLLKQTVKGLSGEFDQQSVEQLVMSQLGLIKMIFPALLTISASITGILNYYVSAWYLRRRGLNLKLYKPISSWYFYRWLVTPAIIISLLLSPNPIFINLNILMFFLAFLQGFAVLMYYFSAKNSSFLLKSFMIFLIFIFPPVPIILIILGLLDMWFNFRKQTK